The sequence GGTAAAATGGTGATTTTAACCGACGCAGAAGACCGCGAAAACGAAGGTGACGTGCTGATGGCGGCCGAATTTGTGACCCCAGAAGCGATTAACTTTATGATCAAACACGCTCGGGGCTTGGTGTGCATGCCCATGAGCAATGAAATGGTCGACCGCCTGGCGCTGCCGATGATGGCTGATCGCAACGGCGCTCGCCACGGTACGCCGTTTACCGTCAGCATTGAAGCCGCCCACGGCATCAGCACCGGCATTTCTGCCGTTGACCGCGCTCATACGGTGCGCACCGCTGTTGCTCCCAATGCGGTTGCCAGCGACATCGTTCAACCAGGCCACATTTTCCCCTTGCGTGCGCAAGACGGTGGCGTCTTGGTCCGCGCTGGCCATACTGAGGCCGGTTGCGACTTAACCCGCATGGCCGGCTTAACGCCGGCAGCGGTGATTTGTGAAGTGATCAATGATGACGGCACCATGGCGCGCATGCCTGAACTGGAAGTGTTTGCCGCCGAGCATGGGATTAAAATCGCCACCATTGCTGACTTAATTCAATACCGCAGCCAAAACGAAAGCCTGATCGAACAGAAGGGCAGCCAAATGATCGACACGGCTTGGGGGCAGTTCAAGCAAGTGCTGTTTACCGACACGCTGTCGCAAGAAACCCACATAGCCCTAGTGAAGGGTGAGCCTACGGCCAATGATGAAGTATTGGTGCGCGTGCATGAGCCGTTTAGCGCCATGGACTTCTTGGCGCCAAGCAGCGACCACAGCTGGAGTTTGCCTGATGCGCTTCGCCGCATTCAAAACGCCGATCACGGCGTGGCCATTTTGTTACACCGTACCGAAACCGGTGCCGACTTATTGGCTA comes from Neisseriaceae bacterium CLB008 and encodes:
- the ribBA gene encoding bifunctional 3,4-dihydroxy-2-butanone-4-phosphate synthase/GTP cyclohydrolase II; the protein is MAIASIPEIIADIKAGKMVILTDAEDRENEGDVLMAAEFVTPEAINFMIKHARGLVCMPMSNEMVDRLALPMMADRNGARHGTPFTVSIEAAHGISTGISAVDRAHTVRTAVAPNAVASDIVQPGHIFPLRAQDGGVLVRAGHTEAGCDLTRMAGLTPAAVICEVINDDGTMARMPELEVFAAEHGIKIATIADLIQYRSQNESLIEQKGSQMIDTAWGQFKQVLFTDTLSQETHIALVKGEPTANDEVLVRVHEPFSAMDFLAPSSDHSWSLPDALRRIQNADHGVAILLHRTETGADLLAKGLPQQDAPVRVWDKKTFGIGAQILASLNVKKMRIMGKTSAMTGLTGFGLEVTGFEMPNEA